A genomic stretch from Lathyrus oleraceus cultivar Zhongwan6 chromosome 2, CAAS_Psat_ZW6_1.0, whole genome shotgun sequence includes:
- the LOC127119721 gene encoding auxin-responsive protein IAA8 isoform X2, translating to MSPAVVVTEEEGRSKLSSTVVSASAQSLDRFSQNGVVDLKERNYLGLSDCSSVDSCDSTLPSLCGEKKGNLNLKATELRLGLPGSQSPERDSDFYSTKLDEKPLFPLLPAKDGMQKTVVSGNKRGFADTVDGFSQGKFNVSTGINVMLSPRPVGAQPNTVKEIPSKVLQERPCAARGTGLNHAGAASIGAQAPASKAQVVGWPPIRSFRKNSMATASKNNNDEVDGKPGPTALFVKVSMDGAPYLRKVDLRTYTAYQELSSALEKMFSCFTLGQCGSHGAPGREMLSESKLRDLLHGSEYVLTYEDKDGDWMLVGDVPWEMFIDTCRRLKIMKGSDAIGLAPRAVEKSKSRN from the exons ATGTCTCCGGCTGTGGTTGTTACGGAGGAGGAAGGGCGGAGCAAACTGTCATCGACGGTGGTTTCTGCGTCTGCACAATCCTTAGACCGATTCTCTCAGAATGGTGTTGTTGATTTGAAAGAACGGAATTACCTGGGGTTGTCTGATTGTTCATCAGTGGACAGTTGTGATTCAACTCTCCCAAGCTTGTGTGGTGAGAAAAAGGGGAATTTGAATTTGAAGGCTACTGAGTTGAGGTTGGGTCTTCCTGGATCTCAATCACCTGAAAGGGATTCAGATTTTTACTCAACGAAGCTTGATGAGAAACCACTGTTCCCTTTGCTTCCTGCAAAAGATGGAATGCAGAAAACTGTTGTTTCGGGCAACAAGAGAGGGTTTGCTGATACCGTGGATGGGTTTTCTCAG GGGAAGTTTAATGTTAGTACAGGGATTAACGTGATGCTGTCGCCTAGACCTGTTGGAGCACAGCCTAACACAGTGAAAGAAATACCAAGTAAGGTGTTGCAGGAAAGGCCTTGTGCCGCTAGAGGAACTGGACTTAATCATGCAGGTGCTGCATCTATCGGTGCACAGGCACCAGCTTCTAA GGCACAAGTTGTTGGTTGGCCTCCTATAAGATCATTTAGGAAAAACTCCATGGCCACTGCTTCCAAGAACAACAACGATGAAGTGGATGGAAAACCAGGTCCCACTGCACTCTTTGTGAAGGTCAGTATGGATGGTGCTCCCTATCTTAGGAAGGTTGATCTAAGAACTTATACAGCATATCAGGAACTATCCTCTGCCCTTGAGAAGATGTTCAGCTGTTTTACCCTAG GTCAGTGTGGTTCCCACGGAGCTCCAGGAAGAGAAATGTTGAGTGAGAGCAAGCTAAGGGACCTTTTGCATGGTTCAGAATATGTTCTCACCTATGAAGATAAAGATGGAGACTGGATGCTTGTAGGGGATGTACCATGGGA AATGTTCATTGATACTTGCAGAAGGCTGAAAATCATGAAGGGTTCTGATGCCATTGGCTTAG CTCCAAGGGCCGTGGAAAAGTCCAAAAGCAGGAATTAG
- the LOC127119721 gene encoding auxin-responsive protein IAA8 isoform X3 encodes MSPAVVVTEEEGRSKLSSTVVSASAQSLDRFSQNGVVDLKERNYLGLSDCSSVDSCDSTLPSLCGEKKGNLNLKATELRLGLPGSQSPERDSDFYSTKLDEKPLFPLLPAKDGMQKTVVSGNKRGFADTVDGFSQGKFNVSTGINVMLSPRPVGAQPNTVKEIPSKVLQERPCAARGTGLNHAGAASIGAQAPASKAQVVGWPPIRSFRKNSMATASKNNNDEVDGKPGPTALFVKVSMDGAPYLRKVDLRTYTAYQELSSALEKMFSCFTLGQCGSHGAPGREMLSESKLRDLLHGSEYVLTYEDKDGDWMLVGDVPWEISGLGLEDTCACSSKSPECSLILAEG; translated from the exons ATGTCTCCGGCTGTGGTTGTTACGGAGGAGGAAGGGCGGAGCAAACTGTCATCGACGGTGGTTTCTGCGTCTGCACAATCCTTAGACCGATTCTCTCAGAATGGTGTTGTTGATTTGAAAGAACGGAATTACCTGGGGTTGTCTGATTGTTCATCAGTGGACAGTTGTGATTCAACTCTCCCAAGCTTGTGTGGTGAGAAAAAGGGGAATTTGAATTTGAAGGCTACTGAGTTGAGGTTGGGTCTTCCTGGATCTCAATCACCTGAAAGGGATTCAGATTTTTACTCAACGAAGCTTGATGAGAAACCACTGTTCCCTTTGCTTCCTGCAAAAGATGGAATGCAGAAAACTGTTGTTTCGGGCAACAAGAGAGGGTTTGCTGATACCGTGGATGGGTTTTCTCAG GGGAAGTTTAATGTTAGTACAGGGATTAACGTGATGCTGTCGCCTAGACCTGTTGGAGCACAGCCTAACACAGTGAAAGAAATACCAAGTAAGGTGTTGCAGGAAAGGCCTTGTGCCGCTAGAGGAACTGGACTTAATCATGCAGGTGCTGCATCTATCGGTGCACAGGCACCAGCTTCTAA GGCACAAGTTGTTGGTTGGCCTCCTATAAGATCATTTAGGAAAAACTCCATGGCCACTGCTTCCAAGAACAACAACGATGAAGTGGATGGAAAACCAGGTCCCACTGCACTCTTTGTGAAGGTCAGTATGGATGGTGCTCCCTATCTTAGGAAGGTTGATCTAAGAACTTATACAGCATATCAGGAACTATCCTCTGCCCTTGAGAAGATGTTCAGCTGTTTTACCCTAG GTCAGTGTGGTTCCCACGGAGCTCCAGGAAGAGAAATGTTGAGTGAGAGCAAGCTAAGGGACCTTTTGCATGGTTCAGAATATGTTCTCACCTATGAAGATAAAGATGGAGACTGGATGCTTGTAGGGGATGTACCATGGGA GATATCGGGCCTTGGATTGGAGGACACATGTGCATGCTCTTCTAAATCACCGG AATGTTCATTGATACTTGCAGAAGGCTGA
- the LOC127119721 gene encoding auxin-responsive protein IAA8 isoform X1 encodes MSPAVVVTEEEGRSKLSSTVVSASAQSLDRFSQNGVVDLKERNYLGLSDCSSVDSCDSTLPSLCGEKKGNLNLKATELRLGLPGSQSPERDSDFYSTKLDEKPLFPLLPAKDGMQKTVVSGNKRGFADTVDGFSQGKFNVSTGINVMLSPRPVGAQPNTVKEIPSKVLQERPCAARGTGLNHAGAASIGAQAPASKAQVVGWPPIRSFRKNSMATASKNNNDEVDGKPGPTALFVKVSMDGAPYLRKVDLRTYTAYQELSSALEKMFSCFTLGQCGSHGAPGREMLSESKLRDLLHGSEYVLTYEDKDGDWMLVGDVPWEISGLGLEDTCACSSKSPGITIELGYGALEVMTHSRAHTFKNICLLIKKIGCPSIPPIVEGLSFSVHYFFLL; translated from the exons ATGTCTCCGGCTGTGGTTGTTACGGAGGAGGAAGGGCGGAGCAAACTGTCATCGACGGTGGTTTCTGCGTCTGCACAATCCTTAGACCGATTCTCTCAGAATGGTGTTGTTGATTTGAAAGAACGGAATTACCTGGGGTTGTCTGATTGTTCATCAGTGGACAGTTGTGATTCAACTCTCCCAAGCTTGTGTGGTGAGAAAAAGGGGAATTTGAATTTGAAGGCTACTGAGTTGAGGTTGGGTCTTCCTGGATCTCAATCACCTGAAAGGGATTCAGATTTTTACTCAACGAAGCTTGATGAGAAACCACTGTTCCCTTTGCTTCCTGCAAAAGATGGAATGCAGAAAACTGTTGTTTCGGGCAACAAGAGAGGGTTTGCTGATACCGTGGATGGGTTTTCTCAG GGGAAGTTTAATGTTAGTACAGGGATTAACGTGATGCTGTCGCCTAGACCTGTTGGAGCACAGCCTAACACAGTGAAAGAAATACCAAGTAAGGTGTTGCAGGAAAGGCCTTGTGCCGCTAGAGGAACTGGACTTAATCATGCAGGTGCTGCATCTATCGGTGCACAGGCACCAGCTTCTAA GGCACAAGTTGTTGGTTGGCCTCCTATAAGATCATTTAGGAAAAACTCCATGGCCACTGCTTCCAAGAACAACAACGATGAAGTGGATGGAAAACCAGGTCCCACTGCACTCTTTGTGAAGGTCAGTATGGATGGTGCTCCCTATCTTAGGAAGGTTGATCTAAGAACTTATACAGCATATCAGGAACTATCCTCTGCCCTTGAGAAGATGTTCAGCTGTTTTACCCTAG GTCAGTGTGGTTCCCACGGAGCTCCAGGAAGAGAAATGTTGAGTGAGAGCAAGCTAAGGGACCTTTTGCATGGTTCAGAATATGTTCTCACCTATGAAGATAAAGATGGAGACTGGATGCTTGTAGGGGATGTACCATGGGA GATATCGGGCCTTGGATTGGAGGACACATGTGCATGCTCTTCTAAATCACCGGGTATTACGATTGAGTTAGGATATGGGGCTTTGGAAGTGATGACACATTCACGTGCACACACTTTTAAGAATATCTgtttattaataaaaaaaattggcTGTCCTTCTATTCCTCCCATCGTAGAAGGTTTATCGTTTTCTGTCCATTATTTTTTTTTACTATAA